The Magnolia sinica isolate HGM2019 chromosome 3, MsV1, whole genome shotgun sequence genome includes the window atcaatccaggccgtccaattGATGAACCATTTCTACAATGTGACATGGCTCAAGAGCCTCCTTATAAAGTTTTTCTGACCGTTAGATTGATGGGGCTTTTTAATTAAGGATTGTTGTTCTTAAATGATTATTAGATTTTTAGTTGACACCCATCCGATGATACATACGTCTTGTATTAACCGTATGTACTTTATAACGTTATGTTATTCGTTCATCATTGATAGAGTAATTTCAGTCAAGACACTCATCCCTGCATGTCCCACACGTGGCGCTTGTGTAATAAGCGGGTTGCAATGTGAAGATGACCTGGCCCATAAATCAAGCCCGTCATTTCATCGGGCGAGACACATGTATAAGATAAATGTAGACAATTGGCACTTTTTTCCAgaccatccttttttcttttttcctttttctgaaatgtgtggcccaccttagagtTGACAAGACTAACTTTTAGACCAAGTCATTACATGAGAGTAAAACTGTCTATTAATAAAGATATAGGTGATTAATTATCTTAAATTATAGTAAATAAAATGCAGATGACTTTTGGTCGGGAGTTGAGGAAGATCTGACCGTCCAATACGTGAATAACCGCGGCCTGCTGTCTCCATAGAGCTCAGGGCTGACCTGACTagaaaaatcaaagcttcagaataaaaaataaaaagaccttttttttttttcttttacagatTTCAAGTGTGTTCTtttacaaagaaaatgaaagaaataccTGCCAACCAGCTTCTATGCTGTTGAGATCTGAACCGTCGAAAGATCCTGAAAGAACCCAGATCTGGGAGAGGCTAAATTCATTGGACACTTGGATGGAAGGATCCCAAACGTTAATTGTAGCCTTGGCTCCATATAATTCTTGTGATGATCCCGTGTATGCGATTGCATGCTATGcccataaaacaaaaaaaataaaaaataaatatatagatagatagatagatagatagataagaggacaaactagaaatgagAATATGGGTTTCTTTCTCAACCCTTTTTCCAGTCCATGCTTTTGACTAAGCTAGGGAGCAGTGACgcgatggataaaacatacaccaaAGGTCAGTATATAGTTGTGCCGGGAATCGTATCAATTTCAGCGATCTGGACTGTCTAATTGAAAGATCACGTTATGGAACACGAATCAGACCGGCCCGATTATTTAATCAGTAGTTTTCTTTTGGATGGGGAAATGAATTTGAACATGGATTAATACGATTGATTGGAACACTTGGTTTTTGTGAATTTCGGACTATGCTTCTCACATGAGGTAGCCAATCGATGGGATGGCTCAGATTTTCTGACAGGGTTGTCCTCTTGCAGTTCAGATGAAAAGAAATTGACTTCATTTAGTCAATATTTTCAAATCTGCCGTTTTGCATGAGACCCAGAGACCCTTTCTGGTTTCTACTTGCtagttaaataaaaaagaaagaaaaaatggagAACTACAGAAAAAGGTAAAGAATCATGCTTTTGCCTCACACTTCTAATAATAGAAAGACTCTCGCTCCCTCTCGTGTACAAGGCAGCTCCTTTAAACGCCATCACAGCTGCTATGGTAGCCGAAAGTgcgaaatccaggccatccatacATTAGGTCACTAACCAAAAgataaatctgaaccattcataaaGTGGGCCAAAGATAGCTTCAGCCACGTTTTTtcatccgtccatttgtttcataaactgtggtcgacctaatgagtggaccaacctgacTCTGTGGTGAGAACATCTACATAACGATAACcctctgatgaatggatttgatccagcacccatatgccatgctggcacaaaggagagagagagagagagagagagagagagagagagagagagagagagagagagagagagagaggatacctCATGTCCATTGCCACTGACCACATCAGGTGCTTCAAGAGACCTAGCAAGACTAGGAAGCCTTCGCTGCTTCTTCCCATAATGATACAATGACTTGGCTCTCAACACATCATCCACAGAGCTTCTCCTAATCGGAACCGTCCCCTTCGGACACCGACCGCTCTCGTGCCACGCCTGCCATGCCCTCCTTAAACCGCCATCTCCAGTGTAATTCCTCGCCTCTTCTTCTTTACTCAATCTAGGCCTCTTTGCTGGAACTCTCTATTTAATTAAAAAACCACAAAATTATCATAAAACATTACATAactaagaaaaaaacaaaaactaatacaagcttcttcctttcttttttttttcctcttacttGGATCTTATGATTCTTCAAGAGCGGATGATCCAACGCCGGTTGCCGATGCTGGTGAACGCAATCTATGATATCTCCATCTGGGCTCTGCACAAACCAACAAAGAAACCTAAtgcaagaacaaaaaaaaaaaacattccatCTTCTTCCATTCCTACATACCTGTATCGTCTTCACCGCCGGCTTGTTGATCTTGTTCAAGTGCCTTTGAATCCTAGCCAATCTCAAAGTCCCCACTTTCCTATGACTTGTGTAATTCAATGCTGTAACGCCAACTGATCGGTCCAAGAAGACGAGAGAAAAGAAGATGAATAGAAGAGTCATTAGAGAAGGAGGAGACATGGAAGAACAAAAACCaccactcttttctctcattctcttcctTCCCATTTCCATCTCTTTTAATGCTCAGGAGCTGAGACTCTTAGATCTCCATAACTAGCAACAGAGAACACCCACACacaaaagaagaagcaaaaaaaaagagaaatcagGACCCTCTTAATAATTAACACCCAAGTGTAAGATAGCGACGGGCATTGGAATAATCTCTTTCAGAACACATATATTAGTTGGTGCATGTTGTTAACCTACGCACCCCCCCATTGCCATGTCCACCACCATTTCTTGCAGTGGCTTCAACGCATTATAAAAACTCGACCTACCCATCTCTACACTCCTTAATGACACCTTGAATTTGTATCTGCCACCCCACATTTCGCTATAAATACAATTAAAACAGCAGACTTTCATACAGatgcttttctatttttcaatctCCTTGCTGTTTGTTTACCAAACATTTCCTAAATGGTGGTGTGAttcatccaccgtacacgtggattTGACTCGACGCTATCTGGACCGTCTGGTCTGTGTGGCCCTCTGGATGGAGTGAGTACTGCACTAAAagatcatcttaaccatccatttgatagccgcAAGTTGGATGGACAGGAACATTCGATCATAGTAGTTTCCGGACTGTGCTCCAGTTTGGAGGGTCCAGATTGATGGAGACGAGTCAACACCATTTATGACATGGCAAGTCAGAGGTTTGTTAATTCCACACGGATATTGGATCCGTATACATCCATACAAAGTGCATGTGTTATAATGTGACACGTGTTTAATATCTAACCTTTCCATCTGATTAGTTACACTGTTTAGATCTCCTGGTATAAAAATCAATCTATttcatacatcacgtgggtcacAGCATAAGataacaaatgaatggctagaagaAAACCATCAACTTCTAGAGTTAAACTGTCTGATTTTTCAGGCAGAATTTATAAGTATTATTTCCAACCATACGGAAAGATCAGATCTCACACACGGTTTTCATATTTGTACGTGTGTCCGCGTGTGAATGTGGGTGGATGTACACGAGCGTGGAAGTAGCAAATgtacatttttttaatattatttttgaaATACACTACCTAGGGTTTGAATGAGAcgtgtttgatttttattttttatttattttcgggCCTCGTATTGATGGAGAGAGAGGCTTCTATTCTTGTATTCTTGTTTCTGTTGGTTTGGGTTGCAAGCAATCCCATGATCTCAGCTTCTACGCCCCTTTCTCTATGTATTTTAATGCATTAAAGTAAAGAGAAGCTTGCCCAACCGACACGCACGTCTACACATGCACCTCTACACGTGGCCATAAGTACCAACTGTCACGCTATATGTGACATCCGAGCCGTGTATCAGATGGGCCTCGCCACGTGATTGTCTTATTTAAAATTAATCATGCAATCACAACAATATTGGGAAATGTTTCTCCATCGTTATCCACACGCGTGGCCCACATCTAAACAGTTGGACACCTGAACTAATCCCACACACTAGATGGCTCGTTGGCAACGTGCACAAGTGAATCTTGTCTTAGCAGTTTTTGGAGGaggtttggctagtggtcggtgctatgtcgacccaccatgatgcatgtgttttatccacgccgtccatccattttgaaagataattttagggcttgatcccaaaattgaggtagatcgaaatctcaggttgACAACACCATGGGGAAAAAGTATTGATTgattgtccaccgttaaaaacctcctagggcccactgtaatggttatttgacatctaacctgttgattaggtcatacatacttggatgaaggcaaaaaatatatatcagcttcatctaaaaattgtgtggcccccaagaagtttttaatggtggccgttcaattaacactgtgcAGTCAACTTCAGATTTAGATCAACCCCATTTTTGGGctgatatcataaaatgatttggaagattggatggacggcatggatgaaacacatacatcatggtggggcccacaaagcacgaCCCTTAGACATCGGCTAGTGGCAGTGTTAGCAGCCAATTCGTTTCCGCAGTTTTTGGCCAGGACATTTAtaatgtgtggtccatatgatacaCTGCTAGGATGTCTTGCACGCATGATAGGAAGGCACGTGTGGCAACGTATGGATGCgggtgtgggcttagcaaaactgACGGAGGAGCTATTTGATTCTATAGCTGACTTTATAGATGATTCGGATGCAAACGTATCTAACTCCGGGTTAGACGGTCCAAATAAAATAACCCACTTATAAAACTATGCTGATTTGATGATTTTAATCTTGATTATAAAAGTTTATTCCTCGAATTCCAACCGTTGATTAAGATATCAATTAATCGACTACTGAAGGTATTATTTCATTGTAAGTGTTGCTTTATAAATCATCTAAAGCGggtccactgtctggacggtcTAATCCGAGTGGTAGAAAAGACATATGTGAGTGACTGTGTATCATCCGTCAAAACTTGCAGAGCATCAAAGTTATTCTCAAACTCCGAGACGAAAGCTAGAATAGGAGTGGAAATAATAAATGAGGATAATTTAAAGGGTAAGTTTCTATTCTCGATTCTCGTATGCGTCTTTGCACGTGTTAGGGAAAAATGGCAGGCAGTCGCTCCCAAGTCCCACCACCTGAAGCTCCGGAATATAAAGttcaattaccaaaataccctcaccaCGGTACACGAAATGAATTGGTCCAGGCCAGACTGGCCCATCAGCTAGATATGTGGTTCCAGGCTACTTAGCCAGCATTACGTATGTCTGGCCTGTCTAGGCTGTCATCCTGGCCCTTTTTGCTATCCAGTCTCAGGACCAATACCAGCCGTTCCATAGGTTAGTCGAACCAAGGGACCGCAAATTGGACGGTCAGTCTGTTTTTTACTCTTTAACGCCCATTTTTCATGAGTTTATTTGTATGGTTGTCGTAATTCAATGATCGTCGTTTTGTGAGTCACACGCAATCAACTGTCAATCTTCGGTCGACCCCACTAATCCAATGGTCTTTGTTAATCATGTATGGACCACTTGGACCCACGTATCAATTCAGACCTGATTGCAATATCCAACGTTGAGGTTTGCTTAGCCCACACTCGTGCGTGTAGAGCCATGGAAATCCCCATTCGTG containing:
- the LOC131240627 gene encoding protein neprosin, which translates into the protein MEMGRKRMREKSGGFCSSMSPPSLMTLLFIFFSLVFLDRSVGVTALNYTSHRKVGTLRLARIQRHLNKINKPAVKTIQSPDGDIIDCVHQHRQPALDHPLLKNHKIQRVPAKRPRLSKEEEARNYTGDGGLRRAWQAWHESGRCPKGTVPIRRSSVDDVLRAKSLYHYGKKQRRLPSLARSLEAPDVVSGNGHEHAIAYTGSSQELYGAKATINVWDPSIQVSNEFSLSQIWVLSGSFDGSDLNSIEAGWQVSPELYGDSRPRLFTYWTSDAYEATGCYNLLCSGFIQTNNRIAIGAAISPVSSFSGSQYDITILIWKDPKLGNWWMGFGDNTLVGYWPSELFTHLGDHATMVEWGGEIVNTRSNGQHTLTQMGSGHFAEAGFGRSSYFRNLEVVDSDNSLSSVESISTLAENTNCYNIKSSYNNDWGTYFYYGGPGNNPQCP